Genomic DNA from Lactuca sativa cultivar Salinas chromosome 8, Lsat_Salinas_v11, whole genome shotgun sequence:
ttttagctcatgattacaaagAAAACAAGCTCAAGAACGAATTTGATTAAGCTGAACATAATTCAATCCTAAGATTAAGTGGAAAATATAACCTAATTCGCCTCGAAACTTCAAAGATCAGAGGTTAGGGTTCTTCAGGTCTTCAAGGGTTTTTCCAATTGTAGCTCTATCTCCAAGGAAGCCAGAAAACCCTCCAATTCGGATTAAGACCCCATATTTATAGTTAtcacaaaacaggggctactcggcgaataggtcgtggactcgtcgagtaccaggtgAAATCCGTGTACGGTAAGCATTTTTCACTTTTCTTCGGGAACAttctcatggactcgccgagtttgcgcgtggactcgccgagtaggtgtgtggtttttcctttttcttcattctttggtctctaatcGCTTCTCCTTATTCCTTTTTGCTTCCAAGCTTgtctttggactgaaaacacaatttaagcattattaagtaccttttgtccacattatgcatataattagctaaaaatgaataaaaatatatgctAAACATATGGCTAATTATGCAAATATCGAAATACCCTACACTTGACTTTtgtttgcccccaagcaaaactgaattttaacatatTAGAATCACATAAGACAACTCcaatcgaacccagccattatgccaagaccgcaacgcatgcatttgtgtctaaagttttcctaataaccccccatactctaaatactcacaatcctcataaacattcgcccacttttcccgaagaatgctcattttatgcatcccttcgaatccatccgtagaaaacctcttaacctcaaggtgtttttggtttagcaacccaagcatatataatctagacaattacattTTATGATAACACATTGGAGcactttggaattcttcactttcttgaaaatttgatctttgatttctttgaattcaccaccttgttgtttgatttttggtatcttcaacttttgaattacTTCAGAATTTCTGATCTTTCACTTCATACTTTAaatttgatgctccaaaaattcttcaaactttttcttgtaattctctctctcttttttttaacatgtaactcatttttttcactcaaaaccctacatgcttaagcaggggcgctcaacttcaacatttattggttaacgataataattttcctggatacatttctggtacacgatgctaaacatattgcatccttcgggctgagcgaggtcgtgtttttgtcccatgatttcactagaataagggggccacaaatgcactagaacgtatataggctcaactaaacatttgagttttcatgcaatcatccacacaattctaacatggaatcctaattactttttaccaaaattttctaaattaaatcctaaGTAACATTTTTAGTATGCAATAGTgcaagaattttttttaaaatagacCAAAATTATGATATTAGGATTCTAAATTTGCTaagatgtaaccaaccccctaccctacACTTATttcatgcaatgtccccattgcatggtatgcataaaaaaaatgaaatatagagagaattagaacaaactcccctggggtatcAGTTGCGAAGGTGGTTTTCTTCAACTAAGCTCCAACTTTAATTgtctttagacatgggaacagctcttccatgtcttgggtgtcaaaatctcatGTGGTAGACATACAAATGACTCAAATATGTAGGACAAAGCTCCTAGAAACCACCAGGAATGACTCTTCACGAAAAGTTAATAAGTACTGTAATGGATGTGCCCAAAATAGCTCTGGAATTCAAAAAATatcgatggactcggcgagtattatcgtgtactcggcgagtatattGCCAGCTTGCAGTAATGTCGGGTAATTacccatgtactcgccgagtaggatatgtgcactcggcgagtaggcgctgagttaAGAAAAATTCTCTACTTGTTTACTTCTTGACTGAGGTGCTGAATTGGGGTAATTCAGTGACTCTCCTTCTGATTACTTCAGTAACAATGCACTCTATCACTCCCAACTCTAACGGACTCAACCTTAATGGAAAACACTTCGCGCTCTCATTTGAACATTCCTTACTTGAACCTTGACCCTTAAAACTTCTAAATGTATCCTAACCTTCCAATTCTGAAAAAAATTGCAACCACAAGTAAAAGCAACCAAATAAAAGTCTAAAAACACAATCATCCAAGTTCAACAATAATCCAAAACcaaacaaataaaaacacaaaacatcAAATCTTCAATCTTCCTCATCCATGTTCGCTCCTCCAGCACCGTTACCTTCTTCTTCATTGTTCCTACGCATCCTTTCATCCCAATTCATTATATAGGGATAACCGGGCCCGGGTCTCGGGGCGATATTCATTTGTTGGATAAGATACTCAAATGATTGATTATTGTAATTGACACCTCTCCCAATGTCATCCAAGTATCTTCGATATTCAACTTGGTTCCACCCGACATTCTCATCTTCCACTGGAATAACCGGTGGGTCTTCTCGGGCCCTCCCACTCCTTTGCCTCACCCGTCGCCCCGGCTCCTCGGGAATAACCGCCTCGACCTCATGCGGAATggaataagaatctccaaatttttctacaatttgtTCCCTCCGATATAAAGTAGTGTTGAAAGGAGGGGGAGAAATGACGGTTAGTGCCCTCGCGTCTTGCAAATCCAAGATCCCGTATGATCGCGCGAGCCTAGTAACGAACATTACTCCATTGATTTTGGAGGTCACCTTCTCCTTGATAGCCTCATCCGAGAGATATTTGGCCAAGCAGTAAGGAAGGTTGCAAAAGACATCGGGAGTAATGATGCTCCAAAGGTAAAAGATATCAAGTGTCGGGACCTTGTCATCGTCCTTCCGCATGTTGATTGTGCTAGCAATGAAACGGTGGATGAGACGATGAATTGGTGAGCGGATGTAGCCTTCCTGTGTGGAAGATGGAATGTATACCCGGTTGGCAATGGTGTTCCACCAGGTAGAAGCAACAACCTCTTCAGGGAGGTCTTTATGGAACTGATCCAAAAAGGTTTCAAAATCTTCATTTAGCATGGCACTTTGATTGTAGATGCCAATTCTCCATGCTACCTCTGCCATGCTGCATTGTCACAGCTCCCCACCAAGTGAAAATGAAAGAACATTGAAATTATAATACTCACTACCACCCTGAAATGAGATGATAGCGAAGAATTCCCAGTACAACTCCGCAAAAACCGGCTCTTGGATCTTGAATAATTGCAGCCATCCATCACAAATGATGGTAGAATCCTCCACATCGCACGACTTCACCAATTAAGGTGTCAGTTCTTCCTCCAGCCCAATCTTCCCTAACCAATCCCCGTTTATTGCATTGGGAAGGTGGATCTCCTTCTACTTTAGAGCTTCCAATCTGTTTTTAGCATGGTTCTGTGAGGATTTAGAAGTTATTTGGCGAAAAGAAAGCCACGGGATGTATCCTTGGCTTCCCCCTTGTGAAGTTTGGCCTCTTCTGGACATGGTTCCTGCAAAATCACATTAAGAAAGCACAAACAAACAACACCCAACAATTAAAATTAAACAATACAGATCTGTCAAggcctctactcgccgagttcaagaactactcggcgagtaggaagaACATCGGGAATGATTTCTCTCGGACTTATATAGGTTAATCAAAACACCCAATTTTGCATAGGGGTTTGTTGTACTAAGTTCAATAAACACTAatccaaaataatttttttctaaAACCTTCTAATTCATagtaaaatcaaaaccctagaaattgaggAAACCCCCAAATCCGAGTTTTGGACAAAATAAGGGCTTAAGAAGTGATAAAGCTTTAACCTTTAACAAGTATTGGGAGTAAAGATCTTACCTTTATGCTTGAAAGATGATGATTCAACAAAGATCGAAGAAATGGCTTGAGAGTAGATATGCACGGTGAGTATGGGGGTAATGTTTAGAATGAGTGAGAACCTTTATTTACAGATTATAAACTACATGTGTAAATTTTCTACTCGCCGAAGAAGagtgctactcgccgagtagatccgCGTATTCGCGATTTACTGGGCTTATAAAGATGTACTCACCAAGTATACGTGTAAACTCAGCGAGTAAGTCTTGCAGATTGAagaaaaacttaatttttttttatttttaaaccacCACCCCACACTCTAAGCATTGTTTGCCCTCAAGCAATCATTCAAAACATGTTTTCAGAGGAAGAATGAAAATAAAACATTAcctaagaaattaaaaagaaaataaagggaaaagaaatgcaaactctaactcgggttgcctcctgaaagcgcttctttttaaggagtcattagctggactccttccatGCTACGTTTCTGCCATTCCCTCCAGCAACAGCCCTTCTTTTATGTCCTCATTCCTTTGGACTCCTTCTTCATATCTTTTTACTCTACGTCCATTGACCTTGAAATGGGTACCATCTTTTGATAGTAACTCTATAGCACCATGTGGAAACACCTTCTTCAGCAGGAAAGGACCATCCCATCTTGACTTGAGTTTGCCCAGAAAAAGTTTCGATCTTGAATTAAAAAGTAACACCTTTTGCCCTTCATGAAACTTTTTATTACCCTTGATCCTCTTGTCATGCCAACTTTTGGTTTTCGCTTTATAGATTAAAGAACTAGTGTAAGCATCATTCCTAAGTTCCTCAAGGGCATTCATCTGCATCAACCAGTTGTTCTTGAGCTCTGCTATGTTGAAGTTGCACATTTTTAAAGCCCAAAAAGCTTTATGCTCGATTTCCACTGGTAAATGacattgctttccataaactaggctatatggtgtagtaccaataggtgttttgaaagctgttcgaaaggcccaaagtgcatcatctagcttGTCCGACCACTCTTTCCGATTGCTCCCCACCGATCTTTCCAAGATTCTCTTCAAGGCTCTATTGGTCACTTCGGTTTGCCCACtcgtttgtggatggtaagatgTAGGGAATTTATGATTTACCCCATATCTCCTCAGCACCTTTTCTAGTTGATTATTGGCAAAATGAGTGCCCCGGTCACTTATAAGAGCTTTTGGAACTCCAAATCTTGAAAATAGCTTCTTCAAAAATCGCACCACTACCCGAGTATCATTAGTTGGTAATGCTTGTGCCTCCGCCCATTTGGATACATAATCCACCGCCACCAATATGTATGTGTTGCCTTTTGAcatggga
This window encodes:
- the LOC128127848 gene encoding uncharacterized protein LOC128127848 → MCNFNIAELKNNWLMQMNALEELRNDAYTSSLIYKAKTKSWHDKRIKGNKKFHEGQKVLLFNSRSKLFLGKLKSRWDGPFLLKKVFPHGAIELLSKDGTHFKVNGRRVKRYEEGVQRNEDIKEGLLLEGMAET